Proteins encoded in a region of the Leptospira montravelensis genome:
- a CDS encoding ABC transporter permease: MNFYAIRSIYKFEMARTFRTLLQSIASPVLSTSLYFIVFGSAIGSRIQEIDGIHYGSFIVPGLVMLSLLTESISNASFGIYFPKFNGTIYEILSAPVTMWEVVIGYVGAAATKSLMLGVLMLITASFFVPIRIDHPILMVFFLVLTCISFSLFGFVIGIWADSFEKLQMIPMLVITPLVFLGGSFYSIQMLPPFWQKLSMFNPVLYLVSGFRYSFFERADVALSVSISMILVFLTLCLTVTWVIFRTGYKIKN, encoded by the coding sequence ATGAACTTTTACGCAATTAGATCTATTTACAAATTTGAAATGGCAAGAACTTTTCGTACATTATTACAAAGTATAGCTTCGCCTGTTTTATCGACTTCCTTATACTTTATTGTATTTGGATCTGCCATTGGTTCGCGGATTCAAGAAATTGATGGAATTCATTACGGAAGTTTTATTGTTCCAGGACTTGTTATGTTGTCCCTGCTAACTGAGAGTATTTCTAATGCTTCTTTTGGCATTTATTTTCCAAAATTCAATGGAACTATTTATGAGATTCTTTCGGCACCAGTAACCATGTGGGAAGTAGTGATTGGATATGTTGGTGCCGCTGCCACAAAATCACTCATGCTTGGAGTGTTGATGCTGATTACCGCATCCTTTTTTGTTCCTATAAGGATAGATCATCCCATTTTGATGGTTTTTTTTCTAGTATTAACTTGTATTAGTTTTAGTTTGTTTGGTTTTGTGATTGGGATTTGGGCGGATAGTTTTGAAAAACTCCAAATGATCCCCATGCTTGTCATTACACCGCTTGTATTTCTAGGTGGAAGTTTTTATTCCATCCAGATGTTGCCACCATTTTGGCAAAAACTAAGTATGTTTAATCCAGTTTTATATTTGGTAAGTGGGTTTCGTTATAGTTTTTTTGAGCGGGCAGATGTTGCACTTTCTGTGAGCATTTCGATGATCCTTGTTTTTTTGACTTTATGTTTGACTGTGACTTGGGTTATCTTTCGCACAGGATATAAAATCAAAAATTAA
- the purT gene encoding formate-dependent phosphoribosylglycinamide formyltransferase, producing the protein MIGTPFTTTATKLLLLGSGELGKEVAIEANRLGVHVIAIDRYPNAPAMLVAQESRVVNMLDPKELEATIRELKPDFVVPEIEAIHTETLVRLESEGFRIIPSAKAVNLTMNREGIRNFVANELGLKTSKFLFADTEENFQKAVKEIGFPCVVKPIMSSSGKGQSMVRNESEIQKAWVYGQTGGRTGKGKMIIEEFISFDFEITLLTIRHIGGTTFLPPIGHRQVNGDYVESWMPQPMTEKALFAAEKIAEAVTTGLGGMGIFGVELFVKGDEVYFSEVSPRPHDTGLVTLISQNFSEFSLHVRALLGLPIPELIFQTPAASSAILLDGKIKAPVYVGLGEALRQSGVDIRIFGKPEVDGKRRMGVSLALGKTTEEAREKANFARDCIQLKK; encoded by the coding sequence ATGATAGGAACACCCTTTACCACAACTGCCACAAAACTTTTACTCCTGGGATCAGGTGAACTTGGAAAAGAGGTCGCCATTGAGGCAAACCGATTGGGTGTTCATGTCATTGCTATCGATCGTTATCCCAATGCACCAGCAATGCTTGTTGCTCAAGAATCTCGTGTTGTAAATATGTTAGATCCAAAAGAGTTGGAAGCTACCATCCGAGAATTAAAACCAGATTTTGTTGTCCCCGAAATTGAAGCCATTCACACAGAAACCTTAGTCCGATTAGAATCCGAAGGTTTTCGAATCATTCCTTCTGCCAAAGCTGTAAACCTAACCATGAACCGAGAAGGGATTCGTAACTTTGTTGCGAATGAACTCGGTTTAAAAACATCAAAATTTCTTTTTGCCGATACAGAAGAAAATTTTCAGAAGGCTGTAAAGGAAATTGGATTTCCTTGTGTGGTCAAACCCATTATGAGTTCTTCAGGAAAAGGACAAAGTATGGTTCGGAACGAATCAGAAATCCAAAAAGCTTGGGTGTACGGGCAAACAGGAGGAAGAACAGGGAAAGGTAAAATGATCATTGAAGAATTTATATCTTTTGATTTTGAAATTACACTTCTAACCATTCGACATATAGGTGGGACTACTTTTTTACCACCGATTGGTCATCGACAAGTGAACGGTGATTATGTGGAATCTTGGATGCCACAGCCTATGACAGAGAAAGCACTCTTTGCTGCAGAAAAAATTGCAGAGGCAGTTACCACGGGATTAGGTGGGATGGGAATTTTCGGAGTTGAACTATTTGTTAAAGGGGACGAAGTTTACTTTAGTGAAGTATCACCTAGACCACATGATACAGGACTTGTTACGCTCATCTCTCAAAATTTTTCAGAATTTTCCCTTCATGTGAGAGCCTTACTTGGACTGCCTATTCCAGAACTTATCTTCCAAACTCCTGCTGCCAGTTCCGCAATTCTTTTGGATGGGAAAATCAAAGCTCCCGTGTATGTGGGTCTTGGAGAAGCGCTTCGACAGTCTGGTGTAGATATTCGTATCTTCGGAAAACCAGAAGTGGATGGAAAGCGCAGAATGGGTGTTAGTTTGGCTTTAGGTAAAACAACGGAAGAAGCTAGAGAAAAAGCAAACTTTGCGCGAGATTGTATCCAACTAAAAAAATGA
- a CDS encoding ankyrin repeat domain-containing protein, whose product MIQNIIDFVGKTKSNLRLRTLCSAITREDKESFDLLLADADLKEALILESPLLLGIAVTEVSDIYYLKRLLSVGLNPNEPDNMGLYPIHKATEVGNVEAVEVLLTSAADPNAADPSGVTALHIANSFDGLSEISDLLIRMGANIYQRDKLGKRYLM is encoded by the coding sequence ATGATACAAAACATAATTGATTTCGTTGGAAAAACTAAATCCAATCTGAGGTTGCGCACCTTGTGTTCTGCCATCACCCGAGAAGACAAAGAATCATTCGATTTGTTATTGGCCGATGCAGATCTAAAAGAAGCTTTGATTTTGGAATCACCCTTACTCCTAGGAATTGCGGTGACTGAAGTATCAGATATTTATTATTTAAAAAGATTATTATCCGTTGGATTAAATCCTAATGAACCAGATAACATGGGTTTGTATCCCATTCACAAAGCAACAGAAGTTGGAAATGTAGAAGCAGTCGAAGTGCTACTTACATCCGCTGCAGATCCGAATGCTGCCGATCCAAGTGGAGTCACAGCTCTTCATATTGCCAATAGTTTTGATGGACTAAGCGAAATTTCTGATCTTCTGATTCGAATGGGTGCAAATATTTACCAAAGGGACAAGCTGGGCAAACGTTACTTAATGTAA
- a CDS encoding FKBP-type peptidyl-prolyl cis-trans isomerase — translation MKIIFRIVLFSLFILVFPVQSAEKDFQIIDLVVGKGEEAFSGSYVTVHYVGKLTNGTKFDSSRDRNRPFEFNLGAGEVVKGWDKGIKGMRVGGKRKLIIPPELGYGNKKVGNIPPDSTLIFEVELIKIY, via the coding sequence ATGAAGATCATTTTTCGAATCGTTTTATTCTCCCTTTTTATTTTGGTATTCCCCGTCCAATCCGCAGAAAAGGACTTCCAAATCATCGATCTCGTTGTTGGAAAAGGGGAAGAAGCCTTTTCTGGTTCCTACGTCACGGTTCACTATGTGGGTAAACTCACCAACGGTACTAAATTTGATAGTTCTCGTGATCGCAACCGACCATTCGAATTTAATCTTGGAGCCGGGGAAGTAGTGAAAGGATGGGACAAAGGCATCAAAGGGATGCGTGTCGGTGGGAAAAGAAAACTCATCATCCCACCAGAGTTGGGTTATGGAAATAAAAAAGTAGGAAACATTCCTCCTGATTCCACTCTCATCTTTGAAGTAGAACTAATAAAGATCTATTAG
- a CDS encoding helix-turn-helix transcriptional regulator, producing the protein MDISFLKPPLHLESSVKEFWIWRGVNVKELPWILPSYECEMVFHLENPPIVETEDKQMIRLPKFHLVGPQTRRWRILSESDLSLIAIRFYVGGLYSLFSKRGDEMQNQFPEMKIDSMLGGLFRINENISLSEKNNSNILNKDEISVFLTSFLKEYPGKPGDIPAYIRFALLELTRPNISIESLCKKLGISRKQLDRKFREIVGMAPSEYRTVHRLLELVRNPKHYRENNPDIKFTDLAQEYNYSDQSHFNHDFKKKSGTIPNEWFAEYEKMSHFYKGDSSYNDRINK; encoded by the coding sequence ATGGACATTTCATTTTTAAAACCTCCTCTCCATTTGGAATCATCCGTAAAGGAATTTTGGATTTGGAGAGGAGTCAATGTTAAGGAACTTCCTTGGATTTTGCCATCTTATGAGTGTGAGATGGTTTTTCATTTGGAGAACCCGCCAATTGTCGAAACAGAAGACAAACAAATGATCCGATTACCTAAATTTCATCTTGTTGGTCCACAGACAAGAAGGTGGCGGATTTTATCTGAGTCAGATCTCTCTTTAATTGCGATTCGATTTTATGTTGGTGGGTTGTATTCCTTATTTTCCAAACGTGGAGATGAAATGCAGAATCAATTTCCAGAAATGAAAATTGATTCTATGTTAGGTGGTCTTTTCAGAATTAATGAAAACATATCTTTAAGTGAAAAAAATAATTCTAACATATTGAATAAAGATGAAATCAGTGTTTTTTTAACGTCCTTTCTAAAGGAATATCCGGGGAAACCTGGTGATATCCCCGCATACATTCGGTTTGCATTATTGGAACTGACACGTCCTAATATTTCGATTGAAAGTCTTTGTAAAAAATTAGGAATTTCTAGAAAACAATTGGATCGCAAATTTAGAGAGATTGTCGGTATGGCTCCCTCGGAATATAGAACTGTGCATAGGTTACTCGAATTGGTAAGAAATCCAAAACACTACCGAGAAAACAATCCAGATATTAAGTTCACCGATTTGGCTCAGGAATACAATTACTCTGATCAATCTCATTTTAATCACGATTTCAAAAAAAAATCAGGTACGATTCCCAACGAATGGTTTGCAGAATACGAAAAAATGTCCCATTTTTACAAGGGGGATTCGTCCTATAATGATAGGATAAACAAATGA
- a CDS encoding adhesin OmpL37 family surface protein, with product MRSFFIFLLTLSFGRGIYANGNLQVAFGAEENYLLVRSLDASVIHLGSPEEKAEYKEIITEYLRFKSLHIQGKYSDAYLAVRSTQVKLINLYDKILTKNLNLVRSELILLGGKSRDKEKTQTRAFLRLALRDISEAEQKLVMARNTRPLLYLLKLREMLFALKILKHAGKFVIFLNLLHDGGYMDTIEFSDFDSIESELIRGFGKTNNKLLALHYDNSFLPFGEESIYDSMMTNYKSPEIKKE from the coding sequence GTGAGATCTTTTTTCATCTTTCTCCTTACCCTAAGTTTTGGACGAGGGATCTATGCCAATGGAAACTTACAAGTGGCATTTGGTGCGGAGGAAAACTATCTTTTAGTGCGTTCGCTTGATGCAAGTGTCATTCACTTAGGAAGTCCGGAAGAAAAAGCGGAATACAAAGAAATCATAACCGAGTATTTGCGATTCAAAAGTCTTCACATCCAGGGGAAATACAGCGACGCTTATTTAGCTGTTAGGTCTACTCAAGTCAAACTCATAAATTTATATGACAAAATTCTTACCAAAAACTTAAACTTAGTGCGATCGGAATTGATTTTACTAGGAGGTAAATCCCGTGACAAAGAAAAAACACAAACTAGAGCTTTTTTAAGACTAGCGTTACGCGACATCAGTGAAGCCGAACAGAAGTTAGTGATGGCTAGAAACACTCGCCCCCTTCTTTACCTATTAAAACTTCGAGAAATGTTATTTGCTTTGAAGATTTTAAAACATGCAGGGAAATTTGTCATTTTTTTAAACCTTCTTCACGATGGTGGTTACATGGATACCATTGAGTTTTCTGATTTTGATTCCATTGAATCAGAACTCATACGTGGTTTTGGAAAAACAAACAACAAATTATTAGCACTTCATTACGATAATTCCTTTCTTCCTTTTGGAGAAGAAAGTATTTACGATTCGATGATGACAAATTACAAATCACCAGAAATCAAAAAAGAATAA
- a CDS encoding DUF1577 domain-containing protein yields MRPMDQITGKEQKHHVILHYLMNQEMKANWNGQIQTMTVTQELPGGEEIIVDWSEVWPIGPGSSFILSKLLARYLELHCTFLKQLSPTKIQLHVDRVLIAKKERLNPRFTITEEGLVNVTNIVSSKTIIEANMFNIPTLVRVNFEDYRKRMMIRSGEAGTMDIFKSGMERKFDVVKSSQKILFIKDATNAESYRFADDGFINYEDEIEEQVDKLAMAARDKKIKSELILPILYKNELEEIIPIGYYWLQTKENFITNDDLSFYQTQISEMIERIKDANLMTTVEKFPVLDLSATGLKLRVGNSSLVETLPKQKGILLELVFKLQTPFRFFGKIAWAKKEESGDLLVGVEFSGKRTYAEKVRFEENIEIIKNSGKSAA; encoded by the coding sequence ATGCGACCAATGGATCAAATCACTGGAAAAGAACAAAAACACCATGTGATACTACACTACTTAATGAACCAAGAAATGAAGGCAAACTGGAATGGACAAATCCAAACTATGACCGTCACACAGGAGTTACCTGGTGGTGAAGAGATTATAGTAGATTGGTCTGAAGTTTGGCCCATTGGACCTGGCTCGTCGTTTATCCTGTCCAAATTACTTGCGCGTTACTTAGAACTCCATTGCACTTTTTTAAAACAGCTTTCTCCAACGAAAATCCAACTACATGTAGATAGAGTTCTCATAGCTAAAAAAGAAAGATTAAATCCACGGTTTACCATTACCGAAGAGGGTTTAGTCAATGTGACAAACATTGTCAGTTCGAAAACTATTATCGAAGCCAATATGTTTAACATCCCTACTCTAGTACGAGTTAACTTTGAAGACTACCGCAAACGAATGATGATTAGGTCAGGAGAAGCTGGCACAATGGATATTTTTAAATCTGGAATGGAACGAAAGTTTGACGTTGTAAAATCATCTCAAAAAATTCTCTTTATAAAAGATGCTACGAATGCTGAAAGTTACCGTTTTGCAGATGATGGATTTATCAATTATGAAGATGAAATTGAAGAACAAGTTGATAAACTTGCGATGGCTGCTCGTGACAAAAAAATAAAATCAGAGCTCATTCTCCCAATCCTATATAAAAATGAATTAGAAGAAATCATCCCTATTGGATATTACTGGTTACAAACAAAAGAGAACTTCATTACCAACGATGATTTATCATTCTACCAAACTCAAATTTCCGAAATGATCGAAAGAATTAAAGATGCAAATCTTATGACAACTGTGGAAAAGTTTCCAGTTTTAGATTTGTCTGCTACGGGATTAAAATTACGTGTGGGGAACAGTAGTTTGGTGGAAACCTTACCGAAACAAAAAGGTATTTTATTAGAGTTAGTTTTTAAACTGCAAACCCCTTTCCGTTTTTTCGGTAAAATAGCTTGGGCCAAAAAAGAAGAATCTGGGGATTTACTCGTGGGAGTGGAATTCTCTGGGAAACGAACTTACGCAGAAAAAGTGCGTTTCGAAGAAAATATCGAAATTATCAAAAATAGTGGGAAGTCCGCTGCCTAA
- a CDS encoding patatin-like phospholipase family protein, with protein sequence MKGAFSGGVLYAWNRFLRPNYFDLVVGVSSGACAAAYYVSMPKEEPVKSEKALAVWYRDLSGSKLISFFHPFQGKTLLNQEYLIDFIFRKKVRLESETLDRKNVPHFAIAVSNLHTHSIEYIKATSSNIFDLLKAATSLPIATRGKHWLNGKLYSDAAILNPLPIQDIIEAGYKEIVVIMNSPVRHISGPLTRFTSLLAFPKHKTIRKMMRKLHHFHFNAAREIAVKPPKGVKIITVAPDGPLPVKLTTTIRTKLYKTALLGVRKGEEAIQKILKRKFRK encoded by the coding sequence ATGAAGGGAGCTTTTTCCGGCGGTGTTTTATATGCTTGGAATCGGTTCTTAAGACCAAATTACTTCGATTTGGTGGTGGGTGTTTCATCGGGAGCCTGTGCCGCCGCCTATTATGTATCCATGCCAAAAGAGGAGCCTGTCAAAAGTGAAAAGGCACTAGCAGTTTGGTACAGGGATTTGTCAGGTAGCAAACTCATTTCTTTTTTTCATCCCTTCCAAGGAAAAACTCTTTTAAATCAAGAATACTTAATCGATTTTATTTTTCGTAAAAAGGTCAGGTTAGAATCTGAAACTTTAGATAGGAAAAATGTTCCGCATTTTGCTATCGCAGTTAGTAATCTTCATACACACTCAATCGAGTACATCAAAGCTACATCCTCAAACATTTTTGATCTTTTAAAGGCTGCCACTTCTCTACCTATTGCAACACGTGGCAAACATTGGTTAAACGGAAAGTTATATTCGGATGCGGCTATATTAAATCCACTCCCGATCCAAGATATTATTGAGGCCGGTTATAAAGAAATTGTTGTGATTATGAATTCTCCAGTTCGTCACATATCTGGACCGTTGACAAGATTCACGAGTTTACTTGCTTTCCCGAAGCATAAAACCATTCGGAAGATGATGCGTAAACTTCACCACTTCCACTTCAATGCAGCTAGAGAAATTGCCGTTAAACCGCCCAAGGGTGTTAAAATTATCACAGTGGCTCCAGATGGGCCACTGCCAGTTAAACTTACCACAACGATACGAACTAAGTTATATAAAACCGCTCTTCTTGGAGTAAGAAAGGGAGAAGAAGCGATACAAAAAATTTTAAAGCGAAAGTTCAGAAAATAA
- a CDS encoding ABC-F family ATP-binding cassette domain-containing protein — MIKISGLNKQFNGNVLFDDLQFSVNRGERVGLVGRNGHGKSTLVQIILGKTEPDSGNITIPKGYRIGHLEQHLVFTKPTVLEECALGLPEGDEYETWKVERILFGLGFSEKDMERSPEEFSGGYQIRMNLAKLLVSAPDMLILDEPNNYLDIVTIRWLEEFLREWEGEIILITHDRSFMDSVVTHTVAIHRSKAIKVQGDTEKLYTQINQAEEIYEKTRLNEAKKRKQEEIFIAKFKAKASFASRAQSRVKKLEKQGEMKALDNIEDMELYFNSAPFSANQMLSVDEVSFSYNGTSPFLFENFSLSVGPEDRICIIGKNGKGKSTLLKLIAGELKAVSGEVKKHPVLKEGYFGQTNKLNMNESNTVVQEIMSADPNCSEGKARNIAGGLMFSEDLALKKIKVLSGGEKSRVLLGKILVTPCHLLYLDEPTNHLDMQSCDSLIEAIDNFDGSVIMVTHNEMHLRAVATKLIVFDDDRVFVYDGGYDDFLSDIGWKDETV, encoded by the coding sequence ATGATCAAAATATCTGGTTTAAACAAACAATTCAATGGCAATGTTTTATTCGATGATTTACAGTTCAGCGTCAATCGTGGTGAACGTGTCGGCCTTGTGGGACGCAATGGACATGGTAAATCAACTCTTGTGCAAATCATATTAGGCAAAACAGAGCCTGATTCAGGGAATATAACCATCCCGAAAGGATACCGGATTGGACATTTGGAACAACACTTGGTTTTTACAAAACCAACCGTATTAGAAGAGTGCGCACTCGGTTTACCGGAAGGGGATGAATACGAAACCTGGAAAGTGGAACGGATTTTATTTGGACTTGGGTTTTCTGAAAAAGACATGGAACGTAGTCCCGAAGAATTTTCAGGTGGATACCAAATCAGAATGAATTTGGCCAAACTTCTTGTGTCAGCACCTGATATGCTCATCTTAGATGAACCAAACAACTATTTGGATATTGTCACCATACGTTGGTTAGAGGAATTTCTTCGTGAATGGGAAGGGGAAATCATTCTCATTACTCACGATAGAAGTTTTATGGATAGTGTTGTGACTCATACTGTGGCCATTCATAGAAGCAAAGCAATAAAGGTACAAGGTGATACAGAAAAGTTATACACACAAATCAACCAAGCAGAAGAAATTTATGAAAAAACTCGACTGAACGAAGCGAAAAAACGAAAACAAGAAGAAATCTTCATCGCTAAGTTTAAAGCAAAAGCAAGTTTTGCGAGTCGTGCCCAATCCCGTGTCAAAAAATTAGAAAAACAGGGGGAAATGAAAGCACTTGATAATATTGAAGATATGGAACTTTACTTTAATAGTGCGCCGTTTTCCGCCAATCAAATGTTAAGTGTAGATGAAGTTTCTTTTTCATATAATGGAACTTCGCCTTTTTTGTTCGAAAATTTTTCGCTAAGTGTGGGACCAGAAGATCGTATATGTATTATCGGGAAAAACGGAAAAGGTAAATCCACATTACTAAAGTTAATTGCCGGGGAACTTAAAGCCGTTTCTGGCGAAGTCAAAAAACATCCTGTATTAAAAGAAGGATATTTTGGACAAACCAATAAACTGAACATGAACGAAAGTAATACGGTTGTACAAGAAATTATGAGTGCCGATCCGAATTGTTCAGAAGGAAAGGCTCGTAATATTGCAGGTGGACTTATGTTTTCGGAAGACCTTGCTCTAAAAAAAATCAAGGTTCTTTCTGGGGGAGAAAAAAGTCGGGTACTACTTGGAAAAATTTTAGTCACGCCTTGCCACCTTCTGTATTTGGATGAGCCAACAAACCACTTGGATATGCAGTCTTGTGACTCCCTGATTGAAGCCATCGATAACTTTGACGGTTCGGTGATTATGGTCACACATAATGAAATGCACTTGCGTGCTGTAGCCACTAAACTAATTGTATTCGATGATGACCGAGTTTTTGTCTATGATGGGGGTTATGACGACTTCCTCTCAGACATTGGCTGGAAGGATGAAACTGTTTGA
- a CDS encoding ABC transporter ATP-binding protein has translation MKSILTLKQVSKSYDNGFQALKNVHWEVKEGEIHALLGPNGAGKTTLINLICGIVSPSSGEVIVDGFNIISEFKKTRSLIGLVPQELSVHAFETVWASVSFTRGLYGKPANPKYIEDVLKSLSLWDKKDQKIMTLSGGMKRRVLIAKALSHEPKILFLDEPSAGVDVELRKDMWKIVESLRKNGVTIILTTHYIEEAESIADRISVIRKGEIFLTEDKDRLMKQLGTKQLRIELKKNLKQLPKTLSKYELELVDNNSALVFTYDRSDDSSLITKLLDDLKKQKIQFSDLSTKQSSLEEIFVQLLQEAV, from the coding sequence TTGAAATCAATCCTCACACTAAAACAAGTTTCCAAGTCTTATGACAATGGATTCCAAGCACTGAAGAATGTTCACTGGGAAGTAAAAGAGGGCGAAATCCATGCGCTTCTTGGCCCCAATGGAGCAGGAAAAACTACGTTAATCAATTTGATCTGTGGCATTGTTTCGCCAAGTTCTGGTGAAGTGATTGTAGACGGTTTTAATATCATAAGCGAGTTCAAAAAAACAAGATCTCTTATAGGCCTTGTGCCCCAAGAACTCAGCGTACATGCCTTTGAAACCGTTTGGGCCAGTGTCTCATTCACCCGTGGATTGTATGGAAAACCAGCCAATCCCAAATACATCGAAGATGTTTTAAAATCGCTTTCTCTTTGGGACAAAAAAGACCAAAAAATTATGACTTTGTCTGGTGGAATGAAAAGAAGAGTTCTTATCGCCAAAGCATTGTCACACGAACCTAAAATACTTTTTTTGGACGAACCTAGCGCCGGAGTTGATGTCGAACTTAGAAAAGATATGTGGAAGATTGTCGAATCACTAAGGAAAAATGGTGTAACTATTATCCTTACCACTCATTATATCGAAGAAGCAGAATCGATTGCTGACCGGATTTCTGTAATCAGAAAGGGAGAGATATTCCTCACAGAAGACAAAGACCGACTCATGAAACAACTCGGAACGAAACAACTTCGCATTGAGCTTAAAAAAAATCTAAAACAACTCCCAAAGACACTTTCCAAGTACGAATTAGAACTTGTAGATAACAATTCTGCACTTGTATTTACCTATGATCGTTCCGATGACAGCAGTCTTATAACCAAACTTTTGGATGATTTGAAAAAACAAAAAATCCAATTCAGTGATTTGAGCACAAAACAAAGTTCATTAGAAGAAATCTTTGTTCAATTGTTACAGGAGGCTGTATGA